The following are from one region of the Nostoc cf. commune SO-36 genome:
- a CDS encoding S-layer homology domain-containing protein translates to MLPCKRPSVFLIWAVLLTSLTACANSPSAKNLEQSLAADPKLQSNAVVFGESQSNQPQAQQNESTVQLPPDFPKDIPLYSNAKLQEVTPASGSENRISTRWLSSDPSNFIASFYRSQFQANNWQILQQPTDDAGGAFEARRNDLLLKIFIQPKPVTNATANQPQTATELLIDYVPNSIATAQSIPTTNPNETTNAVPQPGDLQFIGPVPPANLAAQPPSTANNQTTPTATPESQVFNDLNKAPQEWRQHIQDLAALGVLSLEPNAIKSNTTTANQFEPGKIVTHREYARWLIAANNAMYANNPAKQIRLASETTQSAFSDVSAKDPDFPAIQGLAEAGLIPSPLSGDSTVVLFRPDAPLTREQLLLWKLPLDTRQALPSANLDAVKQTWGFQDAARIDPKALRAVLADYQNGEQSNIRRVFGYTTLFQPKKPVTRAEAATALWYFGSQGDGVSAAEALQLKRN, encoded by the coding sequence GTGCTTCCCTGCAAACGTCCATCTGTATTTCTAATTTGGGCTGTTCTACTCACTTCCTTAACAGCCTGTGCTAACAGTCCATCTGCCAAAAATCTTGAGCAATCATTGGCGGCAGATCCGAAACTGCAAAGCAATGCAGTTGTCTTTGGAGAATCTCAGAGTAACCAACCGCAAGCACAGCAAAACGAATCAACAGTTCAGTTACCACCTGATTTTCCCAAAGATATCCCCCTATATTCCAATGCCAAACTACAGGAAGTTACACCTGCTAGCGGTTCAGAAAACAGAATCTCAACTCGTTGGTTGAGTTCTGATCCTAGTAACTTTATTGCTAGCTTTTATCGCAGCCAGTTTCAAGCAAATAACTGGCAGATTTTGCAACAGCCAACAGATGATGCCGGAGGTGCTTTTGAGGCACGTCGTAACGATTTGCTTTTGAAGATTTTCATTCAGCCTAAACCAGTTACTAACGCCACAGCTAATCAACCTCAGACTGCCACTGAATTACTGATTGATTACGTACCGAATAGTATTGCAACGGCACAATCTATCCCAACCACAAATCCTAACGAAACGACTAACGCCGTTCCTCAACCAGGAGATTTACAGTTCATTGGCCCAGTACCACCTGCAAACTTGGCAGCACAGCCACCAAGCACGGCTAATAACCAAACAACCCCTACAGCGACACCTGAATCTCAGGTATTTAACGATCTAAATAAGGCTCCGCAAGAATGGCGGCAACACATCCAAGATTTGGCTGCATTAGGTGTTTTGTCTTTAGAACCAAACGCAATTAAGAGCAATACCACCACAGCGAACCAGTTTGAACCCGGTAAAATCGTTACACATCGAGAATATGCCCGTTGGCTAATTGCTGCCAATAATGCCATGTATGCCAACAATCCAGCTAAACAAATTCGCTTGGCATCAGAAACTACTCAATCAGCTTTTAGTGATGTGTCCGCAAAAGACCCTGATTTTCCAGCAATTCAGGGATTAGCTGAAGCTGGATTAATTCCTAGTCCTTTGTCTGGAGATTCTACAGTAGTTTTGTTTCGTCCTGATGCACCCCTAACACGGGAACAGTTACTGTTGTGGAAATTACCCTTAGATACTCGCCAAGCTTTACCCTCTGCTAACTTAGATGCGGTCAAACAAACTTGGGGTTTCCAAGATGCAGCGCGAATTGACCCCAAGGCTTTAAGAGCAGTGTTGGCTGATTACCAGAATGGCGAACAATCAAATATTCGCCGGGTGTTTGGTTATACGACTCTGTTTCAACCTAAAAAACCAGTAACTCGTGCTGAGGCTGCTACAGCTTTGTGGTATTTTGGCAGTCAGGGTGACGGTGTATCAGCTGCTGAGGCTTTGCAATTAAAGCGAAATTAA